The following proteins come from a genomic window of Canis lupus dingo isolate Sandy chromosome 20, ASM325472v2, whole genome shotgun sequence:
- the LOC112666646 gene encoding olfactory receptor 7A5-like: MDPGNYTGISEFYLMGFSEELELQPLVFGLFLSMYLVTVFGNLLIILAVSSDPHLHTPMYFFLTNLSFVDICFTSTTVPKMLQNIQTQSKVITYARCLTQMYFFILFTGLDIFLLTVMAYDRFVAICHPLRYTVIMNPWLCALLVLVSWVVSVLYSLLQTSMVLQLSFCTEVEIPHFFCELNQMIQLACSDTFLNNMVMYLATVLLAGGPFFGILYSYSQIVSSIHRISSAQGKYKAFSTCASHLSVVSLFYCTGLGVYLSSAATQSSHSSAVASVIYTVVTPMLNPFIYSLRNRDIKEALMSLLCA; the protein is encoded by the coding sequence ATGGACCCAGGAAATTATACAGGAATTTCAGAATTCTACCTTATGGGATTTTCAGAAGAACTAGAACTACAGCCCCTTGTATTTGGGCTTTTCCTCTCCATGTACCTGGTCACTGTGTTTGGAAACCTGCTCATCATCCTGGCCGTCAGCTCTgacccccacctccacacccctatgtacttcttcctcaccaACCTGTCCTTTGTAGACATCTGTTTCACCTCCACCACCGTTCCCAAGATGCTGCAGAACATCCAGACCCAAAGCAAAGTCATCACCTATGCAAGGTGCCTCACACAGATGTACTTTTTCATACTGTTTACAGGATTAGACATCTTTCTTCTAACTGTGATGGCTTATGACCGGTTTGTAGCCATCTGTCACCCCCTGCGCTACACGGTGATCATGAACCCCTGGCTTTGTGCACTGCTGGTTCTGGTGTCCTGGGTCGTGAGTGTCCTGTATTCCTTGTTACAAACCTCCATGGTGTTGCAGCTCTCCTTCTGTACAGAGGTGGAAATCCCCCACTTTTTCTGTGAACTGAATCAGATGATACAACTTGCCTGCTCTGACACCTTTCTCAACAACATGGTGATGTATCTTGCAACTGTGCTTCTGGCTGGTGGTCCCTTCTTTGGGATCCTTTACTCTTACTCTCAGATTGTTTCCTCCATACATAGAATCTCATCAGCTCAGGGCAAGTATAAAGCATTTTCCACCTGTGCATCTCACCTCTCGGTTGTCTCCTTATTTTACTGTACGGGCCTAGGAGTGTACCTTAGCTCTGCTGCTACCCAGAGCTCCCACTCAAGTGCAGTGGCCTCAGTGATATACACAGTGGTCACGCCCATGCTGAATCCCTTCATCTACAGCCTGCGGAACAGAGACATAAAGGAGGCTCTGATGAG
- the LOC112666942 gene encoding olfactory receptor-like protein OLF4: MEPGNDTRISEFLLLGLTEEPELQTLIFGLFLTMYLITVFGNLLIILAIGSDSHLHTPMYFFLDNLSFVDICFTSTTIPKMLLNIQTQSKVITYEGCISQIYFLILFAVSDIFLLSVMAYDRYVAICHPLHYMVIMNPHLCKLLVLVSWIMSILNSLLHSLMMLRLSFCTHFQIPHFFCELNQMIQLACSDTFLNNLVMYFAAVLLAGGPFAGILYSYSKIVSSIHRISSAQGKYKAFSTCASHLSVVSLFYCTMLGVYLSSAATQSSHTSAVVSVMYTLVAPMLNPFIYSLRNKDIKRALKRIIGVPEM, from the coding sequence ATGGAACCAGGAAATGATACACGAATTTCAGagtttcttcttctgggattaaCAGAGGAACCAGAATTGCAAACCCTCATATTTGGGCTTTTCCTCACCATGTACCTGATCACTGTGTTTGGAAATCTACTCATCATCCTGGCCATTGGCTCTGactcccacctccacacccccatgtacttctttcTTGACAACCTGTCCTTTGTAGACATCTGtttcacctccaccaccatcccCAAGATGCTGCTGAATATCCAGACTCAGAGCAAAGTGATCACTTATGAAGGCTGCATctcacagatttattttctcatactcTTTGCCGTGTCAGACATCTTTCTTCTGAGTGTGATGGCCTATGACCGGtatgtggccatctgccaccCCCTACACTACATGGTCATCATGAACCCTCATCTCTGTAAACTGCTAGTTCTGGTGTCCTGGATCATGTCTATCCTGAATTCCTTGTTACATAGTTTAATGATGTTGCGGCTGTCCTTCTGTACACACTTCCAAATCCCCCACTTTTTTTGTGAACTCAACCAGATGATCCAACTTGCCTGTTCTGACACCTTTCTTAATAACTTGGTGATGTATTTTGCAGCTGTCCTGCTGGCTGGTGGTCCTTTCGCTGGGATCCTTTACTCTTACTCTAAGATTGTTTCCTCCATACACAGAATCTCATCAGCTCAGGGCAAGTATAAAGCATTTTCTACCTGTGCATCTCACCTCTCAGTTGTCTCCTTATTTTATTGTACGATGCTTGGTGTGTACCTTAGCTCTGCTGCTACCCAGAGCTCCCACACAAGTGCAGTGGTCTCTGTAATGTACACTTTGGTTGCACCCATGCTGAACCCCTTCATCTACAGCCTGAGGAACAAAGACATAAAGAGGGCTCTGAAAAGAATCATTGGGGTTCCAGAGATGTAA